Proteins co-encoded in one Streptomyces roseochromogenus subsp. oscitans DS 12.976 genomic window:
- a CDS encoding nitrate/sulfonate/bicarbonate ABC transporter ATP-binding protein has product MVLNALRNLRADRQARAGLAHLTADKPRRPADGELLLETVGLTKSYAGADGELPVLSGIDLQIRAGEVVALLGKSGSGKSTLLRCLAGLVPASSGTVAYKGTPLTGANPGTAMVFQTFALLPWLTVQQNVELGLEAKGVPAAERADAARQAIDLIGLDGFESAYPKELSGGMRQRVGFARALVVEPDVLMMDEPFSALDVLTAENLRGELMELWESGQFPTRAIVLVTHNIEEAVLMADRIVVLGARPYGTIREVFEVGLDRPRDRDSAAFDDLIDRVYRTMTGRQKEGRVPGRHEAVELEKRTPANTPLPPASVDGLSGLAELVLHRGGRCDLADLADDLGLAVDDLLPQVDALDLLGFTTLSGDDLLLTDTGTAFAGADVQESKKIFAEAVQRAPLVTLITRSLRTNPGGTVRTGFFRDLLAHHFTAEQVTRQLETATDWGRYAELYSYDAEPQEYHLDENDDTRLAATTAGRD; this is encoded by the coding sequence ATGGTGCTGAACGCCCTGCGCAACCTCCGCGCCGACCGCCAGGCCCGCGCCGGCCTCGCCCACCTGACCGCCGACAAGCCCCGCCGTCCCGCCGACGGCGAGCTGCTGCTGGAGACCGTCGGCCTGACCAAGTCGTACGCCGGTGCCGACGGCGAACTGCCCGTACTGTCCGGCATCGACCTCCAGATCCGTGCCGGTGAGGTCGTCGCGCTGCTCGGCAAGTCGGGCTCGGGCAAGTCCACCCTGCTGCGCTGCCTGGCCGGGCTGGTGCCCGCCAGCTCCGGCACTGTCGCCTACAAGGGCACCCCGCTCACCGGCGCCAATCCGGGTACGGCCATGGTGTTCCAGACCTTCGCGCTGCTGCCCTGGCTGACCGTGCAGCAGAACGTCGAACTGGGCTTGGAGGCCAAGGGAGTTCCGGCCGCCGAGCGTGCCGACGCCGCCCGGCAGGCCATCGACCTGATCGGCCTGGACGGCTTCGAGTCCGCCTACCCCAAGGAGCTGTCCGGCGGTATGCGCCAGCGTGTCGGCTTCGCCCGCGCCCTCGTCGTGGAGCCGGACGTGCTGATGATGGACGAGCCGTTCTCCGCCCTCGACGTGCTGACCGCCGAGAACCTGCGCGGCGAGCTGATGGAGCTGTGGGAGTCCGGCCAGTTCCCCACCCGCGCCATCGTCCTGGTCACCCACAACATCGAGGAGGCCGTGCTGATGGCCGACCGGATCGTGGTCCTGGGCGCCCGGCCCTACGGCACGATCCGCGAGGTCTTCGAGGTCGGCCTGGACCGCCCCCGCGACCGTGACTCGGCCGCCTTCGACGACCTGATCGACCGCGTCTACCGCACCATGACCGGCCGCCAGAAGGAGGGCCGTGTCCCTGGCCGGCACGAGGCGGTGGAGCTGGAGAAGCGCACCCCGGCGAACACCCCGCTGCCCCCGGCCAGCGTCGACGGACTGTCCGGGCTCGCGGAGTTGGTCCTCCACCGGGGCGGACGGTGCGATCTGGCCGACCTCGCCGACGACCTCGGCCTGGCGGTGGACGACCTGCTCCCCCAGGTCGACGCGCTCGACCTGCTCGGCTTCACCACGCTCAGCGGGGACGACCTGCTGCTGACCGACACCGGTACGGCGTTCGCGGGCGCCGACGTGCAGGAATCGAAGAAGATCTTCGCCGAGGCGGTCCAGCGTGCCCCGCTGGTCACGCTGATCACCAGGAGCCTGCGGACCAACCCCGGCGGCACCGTGCGCACCGGCTTCTTCCGCGACCTGCTCGCCCACCACTTCACCGCCGAACAGGTCACCCGCCAGCTGGAGACCGCCACCGACTGGGGCCGCTACGCCGAGCTGTACTCCTACGACGCCGAGCCGCAGGAGTACCACCTGGACGAGAACGACGACACACGTCTGGCCGCCACCACCGCTGGGCGGGACTAG
- a CDS encoding ABC transporter permease subunit, with amino-acid sequence MSIRTDNKPAESAGRTPLVARLPGRLSQFSWVDAAVAAAVLVMLYVVLRVGHGTTVAFNTHQNVKVDTDPAQLPYDAARSLLRMFAALVLSIVFTFGYAYAAAKSRRLERILIPALDILQSVPVLGFLTVAVTGFIALFPGSMLGLECASIFAIFTSQAWNMTFGFYYSLASLPRELDELSRSFGFTRWMRFWKVELPAGMIGLVWNGMMSFGGGWFFLVASEAISVDNQRYALPGVGSYAGAAITDGDLGKVGWAILTMAVMVIGVNFLFWRPLTAWAEKFKNEQSEASEVQRSVVLDFLRRSHWPQLLGRVLRPLGRALSMAGRVFGRDDRPLVVDSTRQRTGDIVFTVVAGGLILWGLLNLGHYLHDRTGLGVFGEPLLLGLATLARVMVLVALATVVWVPIGVKIGFSPRLTRIAQPVVQVLASFPANFLFPLAVWVFLRTGLSINIGGTLLMALGAQWYILFNTIAGAMAIPSDLREAMDDIGVRGWQRWRRLIIPGIFPSYVTGGITASGGAWNASIVSEVVTFGGTTLTATGLGAYIAKATESGDYPHLIAGVAVMSLYVVGLNRLLWRRLYRLAETRYSL; translated from the coding sequence ATGTCGATCCGTACGGACAACAAGCCCGCCGAGTCGGCGGGGCGCACGCCGCTGGTGGCGAGGCTGCCCGGGCGGCTGTCCCAGTTCTCCTGGGTGGACGCGGCGGTGGCCGCCGCCGTGCTGGTGATGCTCTATGTGGTGCTGCGCGTGGGGCACGGCACCACCGTCGCCTTCAACACCCACCAGAACGTGAAGGTCGACACCGATCCGGCGCAGCTGCCGTACGACGCGGCCCGCTCGTTGCTGCGGATGTTCGCCGCGCTGGTGCTGTCGATCGTGTTCACCTTCGGCTACGCCTACGCCGCCGCCAAGAGCAGAAGGCTGGAGCGGATCCTCATCCCGGCCCTGGACATCCTGCAGTCCGTGCCGGTGCTGGGCTTCCTGACGGTCGCGGTGACCGGGTTCATCGCCCTGTTCCCCGGCTCGATGCTGGGCCTGGAGTGCGCGTCGATCTTCGCGATCTTCACCTCTCAGGCGTGGAACATGACGTTCGGCTTCTACTACTCCCTCGCCTCCCTCCCCCGTGAACTCGACGAGCTGTCACGGTCGTTCGGCTTCACCCGCTGGATGCGGTTCTGGAAGGTGGAGCTGCCGGCCGGGATGATCGGCCTGGTCTGGAACGGCATGATGAGCTTCGGCGGCGGCTGGTTCTTCCTGGTCGCCTCGGAGGCGATCAGCGTCGACAACCAGCGGTACGCGCTGCCCGGTGTCGGCTCGTACGCCGGTGCCGCGATCACCGACGGCGATCTGGGCAAGGTCGGCTGGGCCATCCTCACCATGGCGGTGATGGTGATCGGCGTGAACTTCCTGTTCTGGCGGCCGCTGACGGCGTGGGCGGAGAAGTTCAAGAACGAGCAGTCCGAGGCGAGCGAGGTCCAGCGGTCCGTCGTCCTGGACTTCCTGCGCCGCTCGCACTGGCCGCAACTGCTCGGCCGAGTGCTGCGCCCGCTGGGCCGCGCACTCAGCATGGCCGGACGGGTCTTCGGCCGCGACGACCGTCCGCTCGTCGTCGACAGCACGCGGCAGCGCACCGGCGACATCGTCTTCACCGTGGTCGCCGGCGGACTGATCCTGTGGGGCCTGCTCAACCTCGGCCACTACCTCCACGACCGCACCGGCCTGGGCGTCTTCGGCGAGCCGCTGCTGCTGGGCCTCGCCACCCTCGCTCGCGTGATGGTGCTGGTGGCGCTGGCCACCGTGGTCTGGGTACCGATCGGCGTGAAGATCGGCTTCTCGCCACGGCTGACCCGGATCGCCCAGCCGGTGGTGCAGGTGCTGGCGTCCTTTCCCGCCAACTTCCTTTTCCCGCTCGCAGTGTGGGTGTTCCTGAGGACCGGGCTGTCCATCAACATCGGCGGCACGCTGCTGATGGCGCTCGGCGCGCAGTGGTACATCCTGTTCAACACCATCGCCGGCGCGATGGCCATCCCGAGCGACCTGCGCGAGGCCATGGACGACATCGGCGTGCGCGGCTGGCAGCGGTGGCGGCGGCTGATCATCCCGGGGATCTTCCCGTCGTACGTCACCGGCGGGATCACCGCCTCCGGCGGCGCCTGGAACGCCTCGATCGTCTCCGAGGTCGTCACCTTCGGCGGCACCACCCTCACGGCCACCGGCCTCGGCGCGTACATCGCGAAGGCCACCGAGAGCGGCGACTACCCGCACCTGATCGCCGGGGTCGCGGTGATGAGCCTGTACGTCGTCGGGCTGAACCGGCTGCTGTGGCGCCGTCTGTACCGGCTGGCCGAGACCCGCTACTCCCTCTGA
- a CDS encoding TetR/AcrR family transcriptional regulator — MGRPRTNDETVKERLVACATEMLATRPQESVTLRSLATAAGTSTTAVYSLFGGKDGLIQAVRDSAVTGLFQDLSAVPASEDPLADIYALAVAYRRWACGHSHLYTVLFGGVQSFEPTGAVGSHDPIGPLIAAIDRGMTGAVLAGEATSIALSLWVTLHGLVTLELAGALDAPAAEAAFRPTMHAALRGWTTPDVFRGLRHAEPAA; from the coding sequence ATGGGCAGGCCCAGAACGAACGACGAGACCGTCAAGGAGCGCCTGGTGGCCTGCGCGACCGAGATGCTTGCCACCCGTCCGCAGGAGTCGGTCACGCTCCGGTCCCTGGCCACCGCCGCCGGGACGTCGACGACGGCGGTGTACTCCCTGTTCGGCGGCAAGGACGGACTGATCCAGGCGGTACGCGACAGTGCGGTCACCGGCCTGTTCCAGGACCTGTCGGCCGTGCCGGCCTCCGAGGATCCCCTCGCCGACATCTACGCACTGGCCGTCGCGTATCGGCGTTGGGCGTGCGGACACAGCCACCTGTACACGGTGCTGTTCGGAGGGGTGCAGTCCTTCGAGCCGACAGGCGCGGTCGGCAGCCATGACCCCATCGGGCCGCTCATCGCCGCGATCGACCGGGGCATGACAGGCGCGGTCCTCGCCGGCGAGGCGACATCGATCGCCCTCTCGCTCTGGGTGACCCTGCACGGACTCGTGACGCTCGAACTGGCGGGGGCCCTCGACGCCCCGGCGGCAGAAGCCGCGTTCCGGCCGACGATGCACGCCGCGCTGCGCGGCTGGACGACACCGGACGTGTTTCGCGGCCTTCGCCACGCCGAACCCGCCGCCTGA
- a CDS encoding alpha/beta fold hydrolase, with translation MPTYAIRPVRFAGRVLLALTAVVTLAVVFLASLVLTNGADSGLAAWLATLGAGSAAALWRGRSRTGAARLVPFVPVILAAALTASVCVPTAPTARRYPPGLPFVATQHWRLDTGSRVAVYHYPPANPGTRHRIPLVYLNGGPVRGISVLDHRFLQLLARQGYDVYAYEQAGGGRSDLLPMDQYTISRSVRDLGAFIHHLGQGKADVLGFSSGAVVLTRALADPSVAAHLHRAVIAEPGPMDGPTARIGGHRGRPSARGLAPAMAGPRSTHVPRYAVAFGLMRLGLLTPDTGLIGQAEGDNAFTAADLGGDTASAYCARDAHRIPSEDTAQNFSFSPAASLRIQQTVQDAPSLAPRLRRSKTPAMLMIAECSSQVRQWETAVLADDPAIERAQYMPGVGHHLWNGLDDNNDRAAAVITAFLQAEPAPLPNYPTRDEIPAFLHDHK, from the coding sequence GTGCCCACGTATGCCATACGCCCTGTCCGCTTCGCCGGACGCGTGCTGCTGGCGCTGACTGCCGTCGTGACACTGGCTGTTGTCTTTCTCGCGTCGCTCGTCCTGACCAACGGCGCCGACTCGGGACTCGCCGCATGGCTGGCGACCCTCGGCGCCGGTTCTGCCGCCGCACTGTGGCGAGGCCGCAGCCGCACCGGGGCGGCGCGGCTCGTGCCGTTCGTGCCCGTGATCCTCGCGGCGGCGCTGACAGCGTCGGTCTGCGTCCCGACCGCACCCACGGCCCGGCGGTATCCGCCCGGCCTGCCGTTCGTGGCCACGCAGCACTGGAGGCTGGACACCGGCAGCCGGGTCGCTGTGTACCACTACCCGCCCGCGAACCCCGGGACCCGGCACCGCATCCCGCTCGTGTACCTCAACGGCGGACCGGTCCGCGGCATCTCGGTGCTCGACCACCGGTTCCTGCAACTCCTGGCCCGTCAGGGCTACGACGTGTACGCCTACGAACAGGCCGGCGGCGGACGGAGCGACCTGCTCCCCATGGACCAGTACACGATCTCCCGATCGGTCCGTGACCTCGGCGCGTTCATCCACCACCTGGGCCAGGGCAAGGCCGACGTCCTCGGCTTCTCGTCGGGCGCGGTCGTGCTCACCCGAGCCCTGGCCGACCCCTCCGTCGCCGCGCATCTGCACCGGGCGGTCATCGCCGAACCCGGCCCGATGGACGGCCCGACGGCGAGGATCGGCGGGCACCGGGGGCGTCCGTCCGCGCGCGGCCTCGCACCGGCGATGGCCGGACCGCGATCGACCCACGTCCCCCGGTACGCCGTGGCCTTCGGCCTCATGCGACTCGGACTGCTCACCCCCGACACCGGACTGATCGGACAGGCCGAGGGCGACAACGCGTTCACCGCCGCCGACCTCGGCGGCGACACCGCGTCCGCCTACTGCGCGCGCGACGCGCACCGCATCCCCTCCGAAGACACGGCACAGAACTTCTCGTTCAGCCCCGCCGCCAGCCTCCGCATCCAGCAGACGGTGCAGGACGCGCCCTCCCTCGCACCGCGGCTGAGGCGTTCGAAGACGCCCGCCATGCTGATGATCGCCGAGTGTTCCTCGCAGGTCCGGCAATGGGAGACCGCCGTCCTCGCCGACGACCCCGCCATCGAGCGCGCGCAGTACATGCCCGGAGTCGGCCATCACCTGTGGAACGGTCTGGACGACAACAACGACCGAGCCGCCGCTGTCATCACCGCGTTCCTCCAAGCCGAGCCGGCACCTCTGCCGAACTACCCGACCCGCGACGAGATCCCCGCCTTCCTGCACGACCACAAGTGA
- the amaB gene encoding L-piperidine-6-carboxylate dehydrogenase produces the protein MTSTPLPTTDELRARARTSLRNIGVDVPEGDALHARTPLTGEHLFGLRAATGADTEEAIATTRTAFLIWRTTPAPCRGELVRRLGELLRVHKGDLADLVTIEAGKIRSEALGEIQEMIDICDFAVGLSRQLYGRTIASERPGHRLAETWHPLGVVGVISAFNFPAAVWSWNTAVALVCGDTVVWKPSEFTPLISLACDHLLARAAEDVGAPRDVHRLLLGDRAVGGQLVDDPRVALVSATGSTRMGREVGPRVAARFGRSLLELGGNNAAIVAPSADLDLAVPAIVFAAAGTAGQRCTTLRRLIVHRDIADPLIERLTGAYTKLPIGNPFDDTTLVGPLISTTALDAMHHALTRVQAQGGKILAGGNRRLAEAAPAAAYTEPVLVRVAEQTDVVREETFAPILYVLTYDTLDEAIALHNDVPQGLSSSIFTRDQQEAEIFLSAAGSDCGIANVNIGTSGAEIGGAFGGEKDTGGGRESGSDAWKSYMRSATNTVNYSSELSLAQGVSFL, from the coding sequence ATGACCAGCACCCCACTGCCCACCACGGACGAACTGCGCGCCCGCGCCCGTACGTCCCTCCGGAACATCGGCGTCGACGTGCCCGAGGGCGACGCCCTCCACGCCCGTACGCCCCTCACCGGCGAGCACCTCTTCGGGCTGCGGGCAGCCACCGGCGCCGACACCGAAGAGGCCATCGCCACCACCCGAACCGCGTTCCTCATCTGGCGCACCACACCCGCACCGTGCCGTGGTGAACTCGTACGCCGCCTGGGCGAGTTGCTGCGCGTACACAAGGGCGATCTGGCCGACCTCGTCACCATCGAGGCGGGCAAGATCCGCTCCGAGGCGCTCGGCGAGATCCAGGAGATGATCGACATCTGCGACTTCGCGGTCGGCCTGTCCCGGCAGTTGTACGGCCGTACGATCGCCTCCGAACGCCCCGGCCACCGCCTGGCCGAGACCTGGCATCCGCTCGGCGTGGTCGGCGTCATCTCCGCCTTCAACTTCCCCGCCGCCGTATGGTCCTGGAACACCGCCGTCGCCCTGGTCTGCGGCGACACCGTGGTCTGGAAGCCCTCGGAGTTCACGCCGCTGATCTCCCTGGCCTGCGACCACCTGCTCGCCCGTGCCGCCGAGGATGTCGGCGCGCCCCGTGACGTGCACCGCCTGCTCCTCGGTGACCGGGCGGTGGGCGGGCAACTGGTCGACGACCCCCGTGTCGCCCTCGTCAGCGCCACCGGCTCGACCCGTATGGGCCGCGAGGTCGGCCCGCGCGTCGCCGCCCGCTTCGGCCGCAGCCTGCTGGAGCTCGGCGGCAACAACGCCGCGATCGTCGCCCCGTCCGCCGACCTGGACCTCGCGGTCCCGGCCATCGTCTTCGCCGCGGCCGGCACCGCGGGCCAGCGCTGTACGACACTGCGCCGCCTGATCGTCCACCGCGACATCGCCGACCCCCTCATCGAGCGGCTGACCGGCGCGTACACCAAACTCCCCATCGGCAACCCGTTCGACGACACCACGCTCGTCGGCCCGCTCATCTCCACGACGGCGCTGGACGCCATGCACCACGCCCTCACCCGTGTCCAGGCCCAGGGCGGCAAGATCCTGGCCGGCGGGAACCGGCGCCTCGCCGAGGCGGCGCCCGCGGCGGCCTACACCGAGCCGGTCCTCGTCCGCGTCGCCGAACAGACCGACGTCGTACGGGAGGAGACCTTCGCGCCGATCCTGTACGTCCTCACCTACGACACCCTCGACGAGGCGATCGCCCTGCACAACGACGTCCCGCAGGGCCTGTCGTCCAGCATCTTCACCCGCGACCAGCAGGAAGCCGAGATCTTCCTGTCCGCCGCCGGCTCCGACTGCGGCATCGCCAACGTCAACATCGGCACCTCCGGAGCCGAGATCGGCGGCGCCTTCGGAGGCGAGAAGGACACCGGCGGCGGCCGCGAGTCCGGCTCCGACGCCTGGAAGTCCTACATGCGCTCGGCCACCAACACCGTCAACTACTCCAGCGAACTCTCTCTCGCCCAGGGCGTGAGCTTCCTCTGA
- the hglS gene encoding 2-oxoadipate dioxygenase/decarboxylase, producing MISQWRLRAAFAERLSRMYGREVPAYTTLVDVSREVNEDVLRARGADAERLGSIGRVTAERHGAIRVGTPRELRQVARVFGALGMCPVGFYDLREAAASTVPVVSTAFRPVDGEELARNPFRVFTSMLTPADPRFFDADLRARLETFLAARELFPPELLALADQAAAERELPEPQAERFLQLAVAAFELSAEPVDKAWYETLERISAVAADIGGVHSTHINHLTPRVLDIDELYRRMTERGIEMIDTIQGPPAWKGPDVLLRQTSFRALAETRAMRTPDGSVVSGALRVRFGEVEARGIALTREGRALYDDLLGRVDEQASQHPSEPRGDIARAVWERHMPGSELELAAEALAYFTYRVSPDRTRDGSRPPADLGALVRQGWVRAEPIVYEDFLPRSAAGIFQSNLSGEGIRDTGRQGIAYDAAWLSGAIGRDVLDPFALYERQQNRSLAEVARALDLTGTPSPLQGRP from the coding sequence ATGATCAGTCAGTGGCGGCTGCGAGCCGCCTTCGCGGAGCGGCTGTCGCGGATGTACGGGCGGGAGGTGCCCGCCTACACCACGCTCGTGGACGTCTCGCGCGAGGTCAACGAGGACGTCCTGCGCGCGCGGGGGGCCGACGCCGAGCGTCTGGGGTCCATCGGCAGGGTGACCGCCGAGCGGCACGGGGCCATCCGCGTCGGCACACCGCGCGAACTGCGGCAGGTCGCCCGTGTCTTCGGCGCTCTCGGCATGTGTCCGGTCGGCTTCTACGACCTGCGGGAGGCCGCTGCCAGCACCGTGCCCGTCGTCTCCACCGCCTTCCGGCCGGTCGACGGCGAGGAACTGGCGCGCAACCCCTTCCGGGTGTTCACCTCGATGCTCACGCCGGCCGACCCCCGATTCTTCGACGCCGACCTGCGCGCACGTCTGGAGACCTTCCTCGCGGCTCGCGAACTCTTCCCGCCCGAGCTGCTGGCGCTGGCCGACCAGGCCGCCGCCGAGCGGGAACTGCCCGAGCCGCAGGCCGAGCGGTTTCTGCAGCTCGCCGTGGCGGCCTTCGAACTGTCCGCCGAGCCGGTCGACAAGGCCTGGTACGAGACGCTGGAGCGGATCTCCGCCGTAGCCGCGGACATCGGCGGCGTGCACAGCACCCACATCAACCACCTCACCCCGCGTGTCCTGGACATCGACGAGCTGTACCGGCGGATGACCGAGCGCGGCATCGAGATGATCGACACCATCCAGGGCCCACCGGCCTGGAAGGGCCCCGACGTCCTGCTGCGGCAGACCTCCTTCCGGGCCCTGGCCGAGACCCGAGCGATGCGCACCCCGGACGGCAGCGTGGTCAGCGGCGCCCTGCGGGTCCGCTTCGGCGAGGTCGAAGCCCGCGGCATCGCCCTCACCCGCGAGGGCCGCGCCCTGTACGACGACCTCCTCGGCCGCGTGGACGAGCAGGCCTCGCAGCACCCCTCGGAGCCGCGCGGTGACATCGCACGCGCCGTGTGGGAGCGGCACATGCCCGGCAGCGAACTGGAACTCGCCGCCGAGGCACTGGCCTACTTCACCTACCGAGTCAGCCCCGACCGGACGCGCGACGGCAGCCGCCCGCCCGCCGATCTCGGCGCACTGGTCCGGCAGGGCTGGGTGCGGGCCGAGCCCATCGTCTACGAGGACTTCCTGCCCCGCTCCGCCGCCGGCATCTTCCAGTCCAACCTCAGCGGCGAGGGCATCCGCGACACCGGCCGGCAGGGCATCGCGTACGACGCCGCCTGGCTCTCCGGCGCCATCGGCCGCGACGTCCTGGACCCCTTCGCCCTCTACGAACGGCAGCAGAACCGCTCGCTCGCGGAGGTCGCCCGCGCGCTCGACCTGACCGGCACTCCCTCACCCCTTCAAGGACGGCCATGA
- a CDS encoding NAD(P)/FAD-dependent oxidoreductase, protein MSSSVFRTVPASADVVIIGGGVMGASTAFHLAEAGVTKVVVVERGDLGCGSSGKPIGGVRAQFSDPLNIELGSRSLRAYRDFPRRPGAGIGLDTVGYLFLLDSEQQATAFEAGVKLQNSLDVPSRMIGPDEARRLCPYVSTDGLVAAAYSPTDGHARPALVVQGYARAAARAGVTLATHTAVLGLDTAGDRVVGVHTSHGRIACSTVICTAGAWSAHIGAMAGVGLPVRPVKRQLSFTVPLAPPAPRIPFTIDFSSTAYFHNSDDGLLFGLADPGQQDGFDTTWTPEWLELFRAIARRRAPALAEMRTCDGWAGLYEVTPDHNALIGRSGELPNFLYAAGFSGHGFLQAPAVGEVVRDLYLERKPFTDISPLSADRFRPGAGARPEAHVV, encoded by the coding sequence TTGTCCTCCTCCGTCTTCCGCACCGTTCCGGCTTCCGCCGATGTGGTGATCATCGGTGGTGGCGTCATGGGTGCGAGCACCGCCTTCCACCTCGCCGAGGCCGGCGTGACGAAGGTCGTCGTCGTGGAGCGCGGCGACCTCGGCTGCGGCAGTTCGGGCAAGCCGATCGGCGGTGTCCGCGCCCAGTTCTCCGATCCGCTCAACATCGAGCTGGGCAGCCGCAGCCTGCGTGCCTACCGGGACTTCCCCCGCCGACCCGGCGCCGGCATCGGGCTGGACACCGTCGGCTATCTCTTCCTCCTCGACAGCGAACAGCAGGCGACCGCCTTCGAGGCCGGGGTCAAGCTCCAGAACAGCCTCGACGTGCCGAGCCGCATGATCGGCCCCGACGAGGCCCGGCGCTTGTGTCCGTACGTCAGCACCGACGGGCTCGTGGCCGCCGCGTACTCCCCCACCGACGGGCATGCCCGCCCGGCCCTGGTCGTCCAGGGGTATGCGCGGGCCGCGGCCCGGGCCGGCGTCACCCTCGCCACCCACACCGCGGTCCTGGGCCTCGACACGGCCGGAGACCGCGTGGTCGGTGTACACACCAGCCACGGCCGTATCGCGTGCTCCACCGTCATCTGCACGGCGGGGGCGTGGTCGGCGCACATCGGCGCCATGGCCGGCGTCGGCCTTCCCGTCCGGCCGGTGAAACGGCAGCTGTCCTTCACCGTGCCGCTCGCACCGCCCGCCCCGCGCATCCCGTTCACGATCGACTTCTCCTCGACCGCGTACTTCCACAACAGCGACGACGGCCTGCTGTTCGGGCTGGCCGACCCCGGCCAGCAGGACGGCTTCGACACGACCTGGACCCCGGAGTGGCTGGAACTGTTCCGCGCCATCGCCCGCCGCCGCGCCCCGGCCCTTGCCGAGATGCGGACCTGCGACGGCTGGGCGGGCCTGTACGAGGTCACACCGGACCACAACGCGCTCATCGGCCGCTCCGGCGAGCTGCCCAACTTCCTTTATGCCGCCGGGTTTTCGGGGCACGGATTCCTGCAGGCGCCCGCGGTCGGCGAAGTCGTACGCGACCTGTACCTGGAGCGGAAGCCGTTCACCGACATCTCCCCGCTCAGCGCCGACCGGTTCCGTCCCGGCGCCGGCGCCCGCCCCGAAGCCCACGTCGTCTGA
- a CDS encoding LysR substrate-binding domain-containing protein: MELLGRVGRRVELTDPGATLALHAERILTTEAEAVEALERTRDEISGTLRIGLFATAAAEILPPALRQVRERHPGVTVRSRDMDVDEVYDAVAGGTVDLALGLDYPDVPIPRDPSLRETELSRERFSLALPAGAMPGRKKVSLADAGGLGWILPSAGSYYGRAVLTACRRAGFEPQVLHEVTDTAATLALVEAGVGVSEVTDLMLRLRPSCFDVLELRETTERHIVVVCPSFAEHRPTVAALADVLARTAREGHPPSRTAAAPSKTLMQAVPSGPGVTGAPLFS, translated from the coding sequence ATGGAGCTGCTGGGGCGGGTGGGACGCCGCGTGGAACTCACCGACCCCGGGGCCACCCTGGCCCTCCACGCCGAGCGCATCCTCACCACGGAAGCCGAGGCAGTCGAAGCGCTGGAGCGCACACGCGACGAGATATCCGGAACGCTGCGGATCGGGCTCTTCGCCACGGCCGCCGCCGAGATCCTGCCGCCGGCTCTGCGCCAGGTACGCGAGCGGCATCCCGGCGTGACCGTGCGCAGCCGGGACATGGATGTGGACGAGGTGTACGACGCGGTCGCCGGCGGCACCGTGGACCTGGCCCTGGGCCTGGACTACCCGGACGTGCCGATCCCGCGCGATCCGTCCCTGCGGGAGACCGAGCTGTCCAGGGAACGCTTCTCGCTCGCGCTGCCCGCCGGAGCCATGCCCGGCCGGAAGAAGGTCTCGCTCGCCGACGCCGGCGGACTGGGCTGGATCCTGCCGTCGGCCGGCAGCTACTACGGCCGCGCCGTGCTCACCGCCTGCCGCCGAGCCGGATTCGAACCGCAGGTGCTGCACGAGGTGACGGACACGGCCGCCACCCTGGCCCTGGTCGAGGCCGGCGTCGGGGTCAGCGAGGTGACCGACCTGATGCTCCGGCTGCGCCCGTCCTGCTTCGACGTCCTGGAACTGCGGGAGACCACGGAGCGTCACATCGTGGTGGTCTGCCCCTCCTTCGCCGAACACCGGCCGACGGTGGCGGCCCTGGCCGATGTCCTGGCCCGGACCGCCCGCGAAGGACACCCGCCGTCGCGCACGGCGGCCGCGCCGTCGAAGACGCTGATGCAGGCAGTGCCGTCCGGCCCCGGGGTGACCGGCGCCCCGTTGTTCTCGTAG
- a CDS encoding PadR family transcriptional regulator: MRSSPLGLTVLSLLHLQPLHPYGIQRLIKQWGKDQVVNVSQRASLYRTIDRLLEAGLIAVRETSRDQQYPERTVYEVTDAGRTATREWLREMLVAPRADYPEFPAALSFTMMLLPQEVAVDLSARAAQVRARLGELEAAAEGARQLALPRVTMLEDEYRRAVLIAELNWLDAVTSDLRSGALTWDFETLAALARATS, translated from the coding sequence ATGCGCAGCTCCCCTCTCGGCCTCACCGTTCTCTCGCTCCTGCACCTGCAGCCGCTGCACCCGTACGGCATCCAGCGGCTGATCAAGCAGTGGGGGAAGGACCAGGTCGTCAACGTCAGCCAGCGGGCGAGCCTGTACCGGACCATCGACCGGCTGCTGGAGGCGGGGCTGATCGCCGTGCGCGAGACCAGCCGGGATCAGCAGTACCCGGAACGCACGGTCTACGAGGTGACGGACGCGGGCCGTACGGCAACGCGCGAGTGGCTGCGGGAGATGCTGGTGGCGCCGCGGGCGGACTACCCGGAATTCCCCGCCGCGCTCTCCTTCACCATGATGCTGCTGCCACAGGAGGTTGCGGTCGATCTGTCCGCTCGTGCCGCACAAGTACGCGCCCGGCTGGGCGAGTTGGAGGCTGCCGCCGAGGGCGCCCGCCAACTCGCGCTGCCCCGGGTCACCATGCTGGAGGACGAGTACCGCCGCGCCGTACTGATCGCGGAGCTCAACTGGCTCGACGCGGTCACATCCGACCTCCGTTCCGGCGCGCTCACCTGGGACTTCGAAACCCTGGCAGCTCTCGCCAGAGCTACGTCCTGA